A stretch of the Arachis stenosperma cultivar V10309 chromosome 6, arast.V10309.gnm1.PFL2, whole genome shotgun sequence genome encodes the following:
- the LOC130936336 gene encoding peamaclein-like, protein MKLSFVTLLLVCLVLTSSFFEASMARPAVLCGAKCARRCSKAGMKDRCLRFCGICCSKCKCVPSGTYGNKHECPCYRDMRNSKGKPKCP, encoded by the exons ATGAAGCTATCTTTTGTAACTCTTCTTCTTGTGTGCCTTGTGCTCACCTCTTCTTTCTTTGAAGCCTCAATGGCTCGTCCAGCag TTTTGTGTGGGGCAAAGTGTGCAAGGAGGTGCTCAAAGGCAGGGATGAAGGACCGGTGTTTGAGATTCTGTGGGATATGTTGCAGCAAATGCAAGTGTGTACCTTCAGGAACCTATGGCAATAAACATGAGTGCCCTTGCTATAGGGACATGAGGAACTCTAAGGGCAAACCTAAGTGCCCTTAA
- the LOC130934914 gene encoding putative pumilio homolog 13, which translates to MFNHPCSSCYHRYHAFEGQNQIPFYENQLQEAFSRVSLTPHNNNNPDFSGQRSTIFSFDEEEQGYEYKYPFVSPNPSSYLVPPSMQHSNTVPTRLIPMNESLMINGNNSRRNVHRNNFNGTRSPQSWSQRPCSSVNYLRGKILDLAKTQCGCRVLQDTMKGLTSKEEVSVFFQELVDHNVIELMGHSFGNYVFQKLVEICSEEQITTIVFNATKNVLKFVNLCLDIHGTRSVQKLLEHVTNQEQRLCIMSALTPSVVALSTNTNGLHVVDHCVKHFSSEDTKSFSLQYMMNIVATNCFKIATDKSGCCVIQQFVDHAPGESKDLLMAGIILNAPLLAENCYGNYVVQHLVSLKIARVTKSLMKQLEGKFVSMSCNKYGSNVVEKFFQDSGESHSRSIILELLHYPNVSMLLVDPYANFVISSAVIVSKGGTREELLKVIKQHSPMMRSNHYVLASIQYGYYGNSRLVLGPSSSRLMKTSSVLVEKVEVRNDHNNLVLYAFNQKPELISQTNWTTSRFLVVPRNTRKGFSLWLNKGSRIRMRWEAQASSRNQLEGMVIKGERRFEKMVPQQTFSLDTLAIRETINGNEAEYMIEEDDRYQIGVLNMNDKNIVLNLNVNVSAKIYDTTKANNIYSSINGSCTFSLLFPNTYYLILTAPKNVNDYDDDSNNEEEWFVEVSFITRVIAYIAILGLCIIVIFMILRCLGGYDNDNDNISSSQEITEPMMHHHHHLKPNPKNDEEEESSEDASSCSSEELYDEKLCVICYDEQRNCFFVPCGHSATCFPCAKRIVDGESKVCPVCRRLIHKVRRLFMS; encoded by the exons ATGTTCAACCACCCATGTTCTTCTTGCTATCATCGTTATCATGCTTTTGAGGGGCAAAACCAGATACCCTTTTACGAGAATCAGCTTCAAGAGGCTTTTTCTCGTGTTTCATTAACACCccacaataataataatcctGATTTTTCTGGTCAACGGTCAACCATATTCTCTTTCGATGAAGAAGAACAAGGGTACGAATACAAGTACCCTTTTGTTTCTCCTAATCCTTCATCCTATTTGGTGCCTCCATCGATGCAACATTCTAACACAGTTCCAACGAGACTTATTCCAATGAATGAGTCTTTGATGATCAATGGTAATAATAGCAGAAGAAATGTCCATCGTAATAATTTCAATGGTACTAGGAGTCCACAGAGTTGGTCTCAGCGTCCTTGTTCGTCCGTGAATTATTTGAGGGGGAAGATTCTGGATTTGGCCAAGACTCAATGTGGATGCAGGGTTTTGCAGGACACCATGAAAGGGTTAACATCAAAGGAAGAGGTTTCTGTTTTTTtccaagagcttgttgatcatAATGTGATTGAGTTGATGGGGCACTCTTTTGGGAACTACGTTTTTCAGAAGTTGGTTGAGATTTGCAGTGAGGAACAAATCACTACCATTGTTTTCAATGCGACTAAGAATGTCCTTAAGTTTGTCAATCTTTGCCTTGACATTCATGG TACTAGGTCTGTTCAGAAGTTATTGGAGCATGTAACAAATCAAGAACAAAGATTATGTATAATGTCGGCGCTGACACCAAGTGTTGTTGCTTTGTCTACTAACACGAATGGTCTTCATGTGGTTGATCACTGTGTCAAGCATTTCTCAAGTGAAGATACTAAG AGCTTCTCCTTGCAGTATATGATGAACATTGTAGCAACCAACTGTTTCAAGATTGCAACAGATAAAagtggttgctgtgtgattcaGCAATTTGTTGACCATGCTCCTGGTGAATCCAAAGATTTATTGATGGCTGGGATCATACTAAATGCTCCACTCCTCGCCGAAAACTGTTATGG GAACTATGTGGTGCAACATTTAGTGTCACTGAAAATAGCAAGAGTGACAAAGAGTCTGATGAAACAGCTAGAAGGCAAGTTTGTGTCAATGTCATGCAACAAGTATGGTAGCAATGTTGTGGAGAAGTTCTTCCAAGATTCAGGGGAAAGCCATTCAAGGAGCATTATCTTAGAGTTGCTGCATTATCCAAATGTCTCAATGCTTCTTGTGGATCCATATGCTAATTTTGTCATCAGTTCTGCAGTCATAGTTTCCAAG GGTGGCACACGAGAGGAACTGCTTAAGGTGATTAAACAACATTCTCCAATGATGCGTAGCAACCATTATG tttTGGCAAGTATCCAATATGGGTATTATGGTAATTCTCGCTTGGTTCTTGGTCCGAGTTCATCGCGTTTGATGAAGACAAGTTCAGTTCTTGTGGAGAAAGTTGAAGTGAGAAATGATCACAACAATCTTGTTCTTTATGCCTTTAATCAGAAGCCTGAGTTAATTTCTCAAACAAATTGGACCACTTCAAGATTCTTAGTTGTTCCCAGAAATACTCGCAAG GGATTTTCTTTGTGGTTAAATAAGGGTTCTAGAATTCGTATGAGGTGGGAAGCACAAGCAAGTAGCAGGAATCAGCTTGAAGGGATGGTGATTAAAG GAGAAAGGAGATTTGAAAAAATGGTGCCTCAACAAACATTCTCCCTTGATACACTTGCCATTCGTGAGACAATCAATG GTAATGAAGCTGAATACATGATTGAGGAAGATGATAGGTACCAAATTGGAGTTCTAAACATGAATGACAAGAACATAGTATTAAACTTGAATGTTAATGTTTCTGCCAAGATTTATGATACCACCAAAGCCAACAACATCTACTCTTCTATCAATGGATCATGCACATTTAGCCTCCTCTTCCCCAACACATATTATCTCATTCTAACTGCACCAAAAAAT GTAAATGATTACGACGACGATAGCAACAACGAGGAAGAATGGTTTGTTGAAGTTTCGTTCATTACTCGTGTGATAGCCTATATAGCTATTTTAG GACTTTGCATAATTGTTATCTTCATGATACTGAGATGCCTTGGAGGTTATGATAATGATAATGACAATA TTTCTTCATCACAAGAAATTACTGAACCAATGatgcatcatcatcatcatttgaAGCCAAATCCAaaaaatgatgaagaagaagaatcatcAGAAGATGCTTCTAGTTGCTCCTCAGAGGAATTATATGATGAGAAATTGTGTGTCATTTGctatgatgaacaaagaaattGTTTCTTTGTTCCTTGTGGCCACTCTGCCACTTGCTTTCCCTGTGCAAAGAG GATTGTGGATGGAGAGAGCAAAGTGTGCCCTGTGTGCAGAAGGCTCATTCACAAAGTGCGAAGATTATTTATGAGTTAG
- the LOC130935948 gene encoding putative cyclin-A3-1 produces MAHQENPTRPQREAKKRAAAALSELQTGASKKKRVVLGELTNISNSSVVPPQPQQPAKPVLDNRRFSQNEEKIKTTTTRGKKRTVGKNQKPAVTPPETVDAAKKPEVTVDPQLCAPYVSDIYDYLRKMEEDPSKRPLPDYVQKVQRHVNANMRGVLVDWLVEVAEEYKLVSDTLYFSVSYIDRYLSLTALSSQKLQLLGVSAMLIASKYEEIKPPEVEEFCYITDNTYTKDQVVEMEADILKSLKFELGGPTVKTFLRRFSKVAQESKDTSDLQFEFLTSYLAELSLLDYNCVKFLPSLVAASVVFLARFMLSPKKHPWNAALYQLTRYKPAELKECAQNIHDLYLSRRGGSLQAVREKYKQHKFKCVATTPSPPEIPVSYFEFRVADP; encoded by the exons ATGGCCCACCAAGAGAACCCCACGCGCCCTCAGCGCGAGGCCAAAAAGAGGGCAGCAGCTGCACTCTCCGAGCTCCAAACCGGCGCGTCCAAGAAGAAGCGCGTCGTGTTGGGCGAACTCACTAACATCAGCAACTCCAGCGTTGTACCACCACAACCACAACAACCTGCCAAGCCGGTTCTCGATAACCGCCGGTTTAGTCAGAAcgaggagaaaataaaaaccaCCACTACCAGGGGAAAGAAGAGAACGGTCGGGAAAAACCAGAAACCGGCGGTGACTCCACCGGAAACTGTTGACGCCGCAAAGAAGCCGGAAGTTACTGTTGATCCGCAATTATGTGCTCCTTATGTGTCTGATATCTACGATTATCTTCGTAAAATGGAG GAAGATCCAAGTAAGAGGCCATTACCAGATTATGTGCAGAAAGTGCAGAGGCATGTGAATGCAAACATGAGGGGTGTTCTTGTGGATTGGTTAGTAGAGGTTGCCGAGGAGTACAAGCTTGTTTCCGATACCCTTTACTTCTCAGTTTCATACATTGACAGATACTTGTCTTTGACTGCCTTATCAAGTCAAAAGCTGCAGTTGCTTGGTGTTTCAGCAATGCTTATTGCATC AAAATATGAGGAGATAAAGCCACCTGAAGTGGAAGAATTTTGTTACATTACAGACAACACCTACACCAAGGATCAG GTTGTGGAGATGGAAGCTGATATATTGAAGTCTTTGAAGTTTGAATTGGGTGGTCCAACAGTAAAGACCTTTCTAAG AAGATTCTCTAAAGTTGCTCAAGAGAGCAAAGAT ACATCAGACTTGCAATTTGAGTTTCTCACTAGCTACCTCGCAGAGCTCAGTTTGTTGGATTATAATTGTGTGAAATTCTTGCCTTCTTTGGTGGCAGCATCTGTTGTATTTCTAGCAAGATTTATGCTAAGCCCAAAGAAACATCCTTGG AATGCAGCACTTTATCAACTCACTAGATATAAACCTGCCGAATTGAAGGAATGTGCTCAAAATATACATGATCTGTACCTCAGCAGGAGAGGTGGCTCTTTGCAAGCTGTGAGAGAGAAATACAAACAACATAAG TTCAAATGCGTGGCCACAACTCCATCACCTCCAGAGATTCCCGTTTCTTATTTTGAATTTAGAGTGGCAGATCCATAG